A region from the Trueperaceae bacterium genome encodes:
- a CDS encoding sugar phosphate isomerase, producing MMFSKHLGSLSVADAGLEIKNLGFEGVDLTVRPGGHVNPEKVISELPLAVDSLKELGLEVPLITTNVTAADEQYATDVFDTAATLGINELKLGYWPYPGFGTIHATLKEVSKKLDGIEALATTTGVRANVHIHSNTVISALAPFVWELIRDRDPAAVGAYVDPGHMAVEGGVEGWRMGLDLLSHRTTMVAVKDMAWEQIEDQTLGKSRWVTKLVPLNRGVVPWPEVFSCLNQAGFNGWFSVHSEYQGGHSWRDLTLTDLLAQTHQDLEYLRWASEAGVEKLTQQ from the coding sequence ATGATGTTTTCAAAGCACTTGGGATCACTCTCGGTCGCCGATGCTGGATTAGAAATTAAGAATTTAGGATTCGAAGGTGTTGACCTCACCGTCCGACCGGGTGGTCATGTCAACCCAGAAAAAGTAATCTCAGAGCTTCCACTAGCGGTCGACTCACTAAAAGAACTGGGTCTAGAGGTACCCTTAATTACGACCAACGTGACCGCAGCTGATGAACAGTACGCAACTGACGTGTTTGATACGGCGGCCACTCTAGGTATAAACGAGTTAAAACTAGGATATTGGCCATACCCTGGATTTGGTACTATTCATGCAACACTCAAGGAAGTTTCGAAGAAGCTGGATGGTATCGAGGCTCTGGCAACTACTACGGGGGTCCGGGCTAACGTTCACATCCACTCTAACACCGTTATCTCGGCACTTGCCCCTTTCGTTTGGGAATTAATTAGGGACCGAGATCCTGCGGCCGTGGGTGCTTACGTGGATCCAGGCCACATGGCCGTAGAGGGTGGCGTCGAAGGTTGGCGCATGGGTCTTGACCTACTATCCCATCGCACGACAATGGTCGCCGTAAAGGACATGGCTTGGGAACAGATAGAGGATCAGACGTTAGGCAAGTCTCGTTGGGTTACCAAATTAGTTCCTTTAAACCGGGGGGTAGTGCCCTGGCCAGAGGTGTTTAGTTGTTTGAATCAGGCAGGCTTTAATGGCTGGTTTTCAGTTCACAGTGAATATCAGGGCGGTCACTCTTGGCGCGACTTGACCCTTACAGATCTACTTGCGCAGACGCATCAGGACTTAGAATACTTGCGGTGGGCTTCAGAGGCTGGGGTCGAAAAATTAACTCAGCAATGA
- a CDS encoding malate dehydrogenase, with protein sequence MIHHNQIPEDIAIRVPYEDIHSLVVSILAALGLPNGDAQISADALLYADIRGIDSHGVSNMLPHYVKWIKNGSLNSQPNLKVVRQAAATATIDGDEGLGFSAGKMAMEMALDKAEDTGIGSVVVNNSRHCGATAYYAHMALERDMIGIAMTVGGVMMPPTFGAKAMIGSNPIACAAPTKTEPPFVFDAATTSVAANRIVINRRLGTEIPGGWIARPDGTPIMESGLVPDKFLVLPTGGTREGGSHKGYGLGVMVYILSGLLGGEPASFQRQSSNRIDVSHHFIAYRIDAFTDLEAFKVDMDFYMKSLRETPPAEGYEQVYYAGLPEHETEIQRRNKGIPYHPEVIEWFSTISSELGVEHPLKD encoded by the coding sequence ATGATTCACCATAATCAAATCCCAGAAGATATCGCTATCCGGGTGCCTTACGAGGACATTCATAGTTTAGTGGTGAGCATTTTGGCTGCTCTCGGGTTACCCAATGGAGACGCCCAGATTAGTGCTGATGCTCTTCTTTATGCAGATATCCGAGGAATAGATTCTCACGGTGTGAGCAACATGTTGCCTCACTACGTTAAGTGGATAAAAAACGGCTCCCTAAACTCACAGCCGAACCTAAAGGTGGTGCGTCAGGCAGCCGCTACCGCCACCATAGATGGTGACGAGGGACTAGGGTTTTCTGCTGGAAAAATGGCTATGGAAATGGCTCTTGACAAGGCAGAAGATACTGGCATCGGATCGGTGGTAGTTAACAACAGTCGCCACTGTGGGGCTACTGCTTACTACGCCCACATGGCCCTTGAGAGGGACATGATTGGTATAGCAATGACTGTCGGTGGAGTCATGATGCCGCCTACCTTCGGCGCGAAAGCCATGATTGGCAGCAACCCTATAGCGTGTGCAGCTCCCACCAAAACCGAGCCACCGTTCGTGTTCGATGCGGCGACCACCTCCGTAGCTGCTAACCGGATTGTGATCAACCGACGTCTCGGAACCGAAATACCTGGGGGATGGATAGCTCGTCCAGATGGAACACCCATTATGGAATCTGGGCTTGTCCCGGACAAATTCCTAGTCCTTCCAACAGGAGGAACTCGCGAGGGTGGGTCTCACAAAGGGTATGGCCTAGGAGTAATGGTATATATCTTGAGTGGTTTGCTTGGCGGGGAACCAGCCTCATTTCAGCGTCAGAGTAGTAACCGTATAGACGTCAGCCATCACTTCATTGCTTATCGCATAGATGCTTTTACGGACCTCGAGGCATTCAAGGTAGACATGGACTTTTACATGAAGAGTCTAAGAGAAACACCGCCAGCTGAAGGGTACGAGCAGGTTTATTACGCTGGACTTCCTGAACACGAGACTGAAATTCAACGTCGTAATAAGGGCATACCGTATCACCCTGAGGTAATCGAATGGTTTAGTACGATTTCCTCAGAACTCGGGGTCGAACACCCCCTAAAGGACTAG
- a CDS encoding peptide ABC transporter ATP-binding protein has protein sequence MSDLPKPTSGTSESLPLLNVERLKKWFPIEKGFLRRVAGHVKAVDDVSFYIGEGETLGLVGESGSGKTTVGRCVLRAIEPTAGKIEVTLEDNRVDIMELSKKELRPLRRDAQMIFQDPYSSLDPRMSVLDIISEPIKVHNLASGKELEERVKYLMSVVGLEVKYLRRYPHAFSGGQRQRIGIARALATNPKLIVADEAVSALDVSIQAQILNLLQDLQNEFALTYLFIAHDLGVVEHIADRVCVMYVGKVVEMATTEELYANPQHPYTEALLSSVPKSEPDEVRERIVLKGEIANPANPPSGCYFHPRCNYAQDRCREETPAWREVAPGHYTACHFSEELSLRGVVQSS, from the coding sequence ATGAGTGACCTGCCCAAACCAACCAGCGGAACAAGCGAAAGCTTGCCCCTTCTTAACGTTGAACGATTAAAGAAGTGGTTCCCGATCGAAAAGGGCTTCCTCAGAAGGGTTGCTGGTCACGTAAAAGCCGTTGATGACGTTAGTTTTTACATTGGCGAAGGTGAAACCCTTGGTCTTGTAGGTGAATCAGGTAGTGGAAAGACTACGGTAGGACGTTGCGTATTGCGTGCTATCGAACCAACTGCAGGGAAGATAGAGGTGACCCTGGAGGACAACCGTGTTGACATAATGGAACTCAGCAAAAAAGAATTACGACCATTGCGACGCGATGCCCAAATGATTTTCCAGGATCCGTACTCAAGTCTCGATCCTCGAATGAGCGTACTCGATATAATCAGCGAGCCTATCAAAGTGCATAATTTGGCTTCAGGCAAAGAGCTAGAGGAACGAGTCAAGTACCTCATGTCTGTTGTAGGTCTTGAGGTCAAGTACCTCCGGCGTTACCCCCATGCTTTCTCTGGAGGCCAGAGGCAACGCATTGGTATTGCACGTGCGCTCGCTACTAATCCGAAGTTAATTGTTGCTGATGAAGCTGTATCGGCGTTGGATGTCTCCATCCAAGCACAAATATTGAATTTGCTGCAAGATCTTCAAAATGAGTTCGCCTTGACCTACCTGTTCATTGCTCATGACCTCGGCGTGGTCGAACATATTGCTGACCGAGTGTGCGTCATGTACGTCGGTAAGGTAGTTGAAATGGCTACTACGGAAGAACTGTACGCCAACCCACAACACCCTTATACCGAGGCATTGCTTTCGTCAGTTCCGAAAAGCGAACCTGACGAGGTAAGAGAACGAATTGTCTTGAAGGGTGAGATCGCTAATCCTGCTAATCCTCCCTCAGGCTGCTACTTCCATCCTCGTTGTAATTATGCTCAGGATCGTTGCCGAGAAGAAACCCCTGCATGGCGAGAGGTTGCTCCGGGTCACTACACTGCCTGCCACTTCAGCGAGGAGCTTTCTTTGCGGGGTGTAGTACAGTCCAGCTAA
- a CDS encoding isochorismatase, whose protein sequence is MRRRVLVKDKDGRRIWQAETQDAKLVPSKTALLLCDVWDSHWSQGARERLDDLIPLMDEVVQVAREAGVQIIHAPSDTMSFYAGMPARQRVLDTPTIEVPPDIERADPPLPIDDSDHGSDTDDPERKRSADGRLVSPWNRQHAGIKIDQERDGISDDGREIFSFLRPRSIERVIVMGVHTNMCVLNRSFAIKQLVRWGFEVALIRDLTDSLYNPSMPPYVSHEEGTRLVVEYIEAFWCPSISSAEVLKLGG, encoded by the coding sequence ATGCGACGAAGGGTGTTAGTTAAGGATAAGGATGGACGTAGGATTTGGCAGGCCGAAACTCAAGATGCGAAACTTGTGCCCAGCAAGACGGCTCTCCTCTTATGTGATGTTTGGGACAGTCACTGGAGTCAGGGTGCGCGCGAAAGGCTTGACGACCTAATTCCTTTAATGGACGAGGTGGTACAGGTAGCCAGAGAAGCTGGTGTCCAGATCATCCATGCTCCATCCGATACCATGTCGTTTTATGCGGGTATGCCTGCCCGCCAGCGGGTACTTGATACACCGACAATCGAAGTGCCACCTGATATAGAGCGCGCTGACCCTCCTCTTCCCATAGACGATTCTGATCATGGTTCTGATACAGATGATCCTGAGAGAAAGAGGAGCGCAGATGGTCGTCTGGTAAGTCCCTGGAATCGCCAGCACGCAGGCATAAAGATAGATCAAGAACGCGACGGTATATCTGACGACGGCCGCGAAATCTTTTCCTTTCTACGTCCTCGTAGTATCGAGCGTGTGATTGTGATGGGTGTTCACACTAATATGTGTGTCCTTAACCGCTCCTTTGCCATCAAACAGCTAGTGCGCTGGGGATTCGAGGTGGCACTTATACGCGACCTAACAGATTCCCTGTACAATCCCTCCATGCCTCCCTACGTCAGTCATGAAGAAGGCACTAGGTTGGTAGTGGAATATATCGAGGCATTTTGGTGCCCTTCTATTTCCAGTGCCGAAGTGCTTAAGTTAGGTGGTTGA
- a CDS encoding D-glycerate dehydrogenase, which produces MAKPKVCIYVAIEDDLEARISSFCDIIELDIRASREELLVAMQDVEGILLSPRVRADVEFFDAAPKLRVLSTASVGYDPFDIDEATRRKVVVGHTPGVLTNAVTDLTMSMIFALALNLFTAEKYVRHGGWARGEQGPPLGSDIRGKILGVIGYGRIGQQVTHRMQSLGMRTLWYDLFDSPHPDSPPSERRTLNELLSESDFVSLHTNLDDKSRHLIGAAELGRMKPTAYLVNTARGGLVDQSALTKALQSGSIAGAALDVLKEEPPDENETITSLPNVICFPHIGSATNETRRAMRELAVDNLLAGLSGELLPAAVNQDVINQKP; this is translated from the coding sequence ATGGCTAAGCCGAAAGTTTGCATCTACGTAGCCATTGAAGATGATCTTGAAGCACGTATTAGTAGCTTCTGTGACATCATTGAACTAGATATTCGGGCTTCCCGTGAAGAACTCCTAGTCGCTATGCAAGATGTCGAGGGCATCTTACTAAGCCCGCGAGTGAGAGCTGATGTGGAGTTCTTCGACGCTGCTCCAAAACTCAGAGTACTATCGACTGCGAGTGTTGGTTACGACCCGTTTGATATTGATGAGGCTACTCGCCGCAAAGTAGTAGTTGGCCACACGCCTGGTGTTCTAACCAACGCGGTAACTGACCTCACAATGTCAATGATTTTTGCGCTTGCTCTAAACCTATTCACAGCCGAGAAGTATGTGCGTCATGGTGGTTGGGCGCGAGGGGAACAAGGCCCCCCACTTGGTTCAGACATTCGTGGCAAGATCCTTGGGGTAATAGGTTACGGGCGTATTGGCCAACAAGTAACGCATCGTATGCAGAGCTTGGGTATGCGCACCCTCTGGTATGACCTGTTTGACTCGCCGCATCCGGACAGCCCCCCTAGTGAGCGTCGAACCTTAAATGAACTTCTGTCTGAGTCGGATTTCGTTAGCCTACACACGAATTTAGACGACAAATCTCGCCATCTAATTGGTGCAGCAGAACTAGGTAGGATGAAACCTACTGCTTACCTAGTTAATACTGCTCGGGGGGGTCTAGTTGATCAGTCGGCTCTTACCAAAGCATTACAATCTGGCAGCATTGCCGGCGCCGCTCTCGATGTTCTTAAGGAAGAACCTCCTGATGAGAATGAGACGATTACATCTCTCCCAAATGTGATTTGTTTTCCGCATATTGGCTCAGCTACTAACGAAACACGAAGGGCGATGCGGGAGCTGGCAGTGGACAATTTACTTGCCGGTTTGTCGGGAGAGCTACTGCCAGCGGCAGTGAACCAAGATGTAATCAACCAAAAGCCCTAA
- a CDS encoding succinyl-CoA synthetase subunit beta, which yields MSRLHEYQGKALLREVGIRTPVGEPASTPDEAQNIAEGIDCQVVVKAQIWMTGRAEVGGIRFAKGPAETRDVAAEMLGTTIGHFTVDKVLVEEKLEVAQELYVAILVDDEAQAPTVLLSTKGGTGVEEVEGGVTREIIDIRDGLRCSQAIALAQKANVPGIIHKDLSKTLISLFQLARRYDALTLEINPLVVTSTSELIAADCRITVDDNAIFRHPDLGIQVAREFDHPPTRLETIAWGVEKDDYRGTFYFVEIPRLIQGSRVIGFHGSGGGGSMLSMDALLGQDLHVANFTDTSGNPPASKVYRAARIILSQDGISGYFMSGGGVASQEQFHSARGVVKAFLEEPLLVPAVLRLGGNQEEYAREILNKASQLLRAPLESYGKEDSAEFCAERMRFLIDTWETPSDPLPQREMKPAGQPYSFETVSGGTVTLDHSACVECETKICIETCSPKILQLEEGVPILNITFEEAKSGGCTECLACDVTCYLEGNQGGYVNLPIQGFEETMI from the coding sequence ATGAGTCGTCTCCATGAATATCAAGGGAAGGCGCTTCTGCGAGAGGTCGGAATACGGACTCCAGTTGGCGAACCAGCTTCTACTCCAGATGAAGCTCAAAATATTGCCGAAGGGATCGATTGTCAAGTCGTAGTGAAGGCCCAAATTTGGATGACAGGTCGAGCTGAGGTAGGAGGCATACGGTTTGCTAAAGGACCAGCAGAAACCCGAGATGTCGCCGCTGAGATGCTCGGTACCACAATCGGTCACTTCACAGTCGACAAAGTGTTAGTTGAAGAGAAGCTAGAAGTAGCCCAGGAGTTATATGTTGCCATTCTCGTTGATGACGAAGCTCAGGCACCAACTGTTTTGCTAAGCACTAAAGGTGGAACTGGGGTGGAGGAGGTAGAGGGTGGTGTTACACGAGAAATTATTGATATCCGTGATGGCTTGCGATGTTCCCAAGCCATTGCTCTAGCCCAGAAGGCCAACGTACCGGGGATAATACACAAGGATCTTTCTAAGACGCTAATAAGTTTGTTTCAGTTAGCTCGCCGTTATGATGCTCTTACCCTCGAGATAAATCCCCTGGTCGTTACTTCCACCAGCGAACTCATCGCAGCGGATTGCCGTATCACCGTAGATGACAATGCCATCTTTCGTCACCCAGATCTGGGTATTCAAGTAGCCCGCGAATTCGACCACCCGCCTACTCGTTTAGAAACAATCGCTTGGGGAGTAGAGAAGGATGACTATCGCGGTACGTTTTACTTTGTGGAAATTCCACGTCTTATTCAGGGGAGCCGTGTAATTGGATTTCATGGATCGGGTGGAGGCGGTAGCATGTTAAGCATGGATGCCCTTCTTGGGCAGGACCTTCACGTTGCCAATTTTACGGATACAAGCGGAAATCCACCCGCTAGCAAGGTCTACAGAGCCGCCCGAATCATCTTAAGTCAAGATGGGATATCAGGGTATTTCATGAGTGGTGGCGGGGTTGCTAGTCAAGAACAATTCCACTCAGCTCGCGGAGTCGTCAAAGCCTTCCTCGAGGAGCCGCTCTTGGTGCCTGCTGTACTACGATTGGGTGGGAACCAAGAAGAATATGCCAGAGAGATCCTAAACAAGGCGTCGCAATTACTGCGTGCTCCTTTAGAAAGTTATGGAAAAGAGGACTCGGCAGAGTTCTGCGCGGAGAGAATGCGATTCCTTATAGACACCTGGGAAACTCCATCGGATCCTCTGCCCCAGAGGGAGATGAAGCCAGCAGGCCAGCCTTACAGTTTCGAAACTGTAAGTGGTGGGACTGTAACACTAGATCACTCTGCATGTGTTGAGTGTGAGACCAAGATTTGCATCGAAACGTGCTCACCAAAGATTCTTCAGCTTGAAGAGGGAGTACCAATTCTCAACATTACTTTCGAGGAGGCTAAAAGCGGCGGATGTACCGAGTGTTTAGCCTGTGATGTGACTTGTTACTTAGAGGGAAATCAAGGTGGATACGTTAATTTGCCTATCCAGGGTTTTGAGGAGACAATGATTTGA
- a CDS encoding citryl-CoA lyase, giving the protein MIMNSWSTAITEVKPNRLRLRGYPLEELMGQVSFTDAIYLTLIGELPSPEVGKILDAILVASIDHGVTPPSTLAARTAASTGAPLNGAVSAGILSINQSHGGAIEGCMELLREALRDYSELPEDLEGVACTIIDRWRLAKRRLPGLGHRIHTADPRVIQLFDLAQDLGVSGNGVTMLQAIESNLGARFGRDIPINVDGAIAALLVDMDLPSDLANGLFIIARVGGLVAHVSEESRRNKPVRKIDPDKHLYDGPEARSLSSDAS; this is encoded by the coding sequence ATGATCATGAATAGTTGGTCAACTGCCATTACCGAGGTAAAACCAAATCGACTCAGGCTAAGGGGCTACCCTCTTGAAGAGCTCATGGGCCAAGTTTCATTTACTGATGCAATCTATTTAACCTTAATTGGAGAATTACCCTCGCCAGAGGTGGGCAAGATTTTAGATGCGATTCTAGTTGCCTCGATCGACCACGGCGTGACACCCCCGTCGACCTTAGCTGCACGTACAGCAGCAAGCACAGGAGCACCACTAAATGGGGCGGTTTCTGCAGGAATATTAAGTATCAATCAGTCTCATGGTGGAGCCATTGAAGGCTGTATGGAGCTTCTAAGGGAAGCCTTACGGGATTATTCCGAGTTACCAGAAGATTTGGAAGGAGTTGCTTGTACCATTATTGATCGGTGGCGGCTTGCGAAAAGGCGTTTACCTGGGCTTGGGCACCGTATTCATACGGCTGATCCCCGAGTGATACAACTGTTCGACTTGGCTCAAGATCTAGGTGTTTCCGGAAACGGGGTGACAATGTTACAGGCTATTGAATCTAACCTGGGGGCCCGGTTTGGGCGCGATATACCCATTAATGTTGACGGAGCAATTGCAGCTCTCCTCGTTGACATGGATTTGCCTTCGGATTTAGCTAATGGCCTGTTCATAATCGCAAGGGTAGGGGGTCTGGTAGCACATGTTTCAGAGGAATCTAGACGGAACAAACCTGTAAGAAAAATAGATCCAGATAAGCACCTTTATGACGGTCCAGAAGCTCGGAGCTTATCTTCTGACGCCAGTTAG
- a CDS encoding dipeptide/oligopeptide/nickel ABC transporter ATP-binding protein, with protein sequence MVQTSIKNNESATTLLDVQDVRTYFHLDEGVLKAVDGVSFDIGRKETLGVIGESGSGKSVTAQSIMRIVPKPGQIHSGEILFHGETGTTNITELKAAGPEIRGIRGKDMAMIFQEPMTSLSPVHTVGNQIREAIYLHRTTNQKEANEITLDMLNRVGISNPKQRIDEYPHQLSGGMRQRAMIAMALSCNPSLLIADEPTTALDVTVQAQILELIKELQEQFEMSVLYITHDLGVIAEVCDKVAVMYLGKVVEYGSARDIFYNPQHPYTRRLLNSMPKMGHKRDRLDAIEGTVPIPLDPPARCGFTDRCPEAISGKCEISIPALVEVSDSHWVRCFLHNEDTEPAYE encoded by the coding sequence ATGGTGCAAACGAGTATCAAAAATAACGAATCGGCCACTACTCTTCTCGACGTTCAGGATGTCAGAACATACTTTCATCTTGACGAGGGGGTCCTTAAGGCAGTCGACGGCGTTAGTTTCGATATAGGTCGAAAAGAAACGTTGGGTGTAATTGGTGAGTCAGGTAGCGGGAAAAGTGTCACCGCTCAATCAATTATGAGAATTGTTCCAAAGCCAGGACAAATTCACTCAGGCGAAATTCTATTTCATGGAGAAACCGGCACCACGAATATAACAGAGCTGAAAGCAGCTGGACCCGAAATTCGTGGTATCAGGGGCAAGGACATGGCTATGATCTTCCAAGAGCCGATGACTAGCCTTTCACCGGTCCACACCGTAGGTAATCAGATCCGCGAAGCAATATATCTCCATCGGACTACTAACCAAAAAGAAGCTAATGAAATTACACTCGACATGTTAAACCGTGTTGGGATCTCGAACCCTAAACAGAGAATTGACGAATACCCCCACCAACTATCTGGCGGTATGCGCCAGCGCGCAATGATCGCCATGGCACTGTCTTGTAACCCCTCTCTGTTAATTGCTGACGAACCCACTACGGCCCTAGATGTCACCGTTCAAGCACAAATATTGGAACTCATTAAGGAGCTACAGGAGCAGTTTGAAATGTCTGTGCTCTACATCACTCACGATCTTGGGGTAATAGCTGAAGTATGCGACAAGGTCGCAGTCATGTACCTCGGCAAGGTCGTAGAATATGGATCTGCACGAGATATTTTCTACAACCCGCAACACCCTTATACTCGGCGTTTGTTAAATTCGATGCCGAAAATGGGACACAAGCGTGATCGTCTTGATGCTATTGAGGGCACAGTACCTATCCCACTTGATCCCCCTGCACGTTGCGGATTCACAGATCGGTGTCCGGAAGCTATTAGTGGTAAGTGTGAGATTAGTATTCCTGCCCTAGTTGAAGTCAGCGACTCTCATTGGGTACGCTGTTTCCTCCACAACGAAGATACGGAGCCCGCCTATGAGTGA
- a CDS encoding succinate--CoA ligase subunit alpha — MSILTTGSERVLVQGITGREGRTRAHLMRGYGTNIVAGVTPGRGGQLVDEIPVFNTVQEAVLEVGAMDISVLFVPAPRVRTAALEAIESGVRLLILIPDRVPVYDVIEILSIADETGTTVVGPNTLGVLSPGQDLLGMIGGRVASAKEWFKPGPVGVTSRSGGITTSIAYYLTQAGIGISTMVNVGGDAIVGLPHPEVLSHFEQDSTTKAVVLYGEIGSSQEERVADYIEAGTFTKPLIAYIGGRAARRGIRFSHAGAIIERGRGTYGKKVARLKEVGAHVVDVLADISDVTREVLQDLSP; from the coding sequence ATGTCTATTCTGACCACCGGAAGCGAAAGAGTTCTCGTCCAAGGTATTACCGGGCGTGAAGGTAGAACTAGAGCCCATCTAATGCGGGGTTATGGGACCAACATCGTCGCTGGCGTTACGCCTGGCAGGGGCGGTCAATTGGTTGACGAAATTCCGGTTTTTAACACCGTCCAAGAGGCAGTATTGGAAGTTGGTGCTATGGACATTTCTGTCCTGTTTGTTCCGGCGCCGAGAGTTCGGACTGCTGCATTAGAGGCTATTGAATCTGGTGTCAGGTTGCTAATCCTAATTCCTGATCGAGTACCGGTCTACGACGTGATCGAGATCCTATCAATCGCAGATGAAACAGGCACCACAGTAGTTGGGCCGAATACCCTCGGTGTGCTTAGTCCAGGCCAAGACTTGTTAGGAATGATTGGGGGTCGGGTAGCTAGTGCTAAGGAGTGGTTTAAACCTGGTCCCGTAGGGGTGACTAGCCGTAGTGGGGGTATCACTACTAGTATCGCTTACTATCTCACTCAAGCCGGAATCGGTATCAGTACTATGGTTAATGTTGGTGGCGATGCCATTGTTGGGTTGCCTCATCCTGAAGTGCTTTCCCATTTCGAGCAAGATTCAACTACTAAGGCCGTGGTGCTCTATGGCGAGATCGGGTCTTCTCAAGAAGAGCGAGTGGCTGATTACATTGAGGCAGGGACCTTTACCAAGCCTCTTATTGCCTACATAGGGGGTAGAGCGGCTAGGCGAGGTATTCGATTCAGCCATGCAGGGGCAATCATTGAACGTGGGCGAGGGACATATGGGAAGAAGGTAGCTCGTTTGAAGGAAGTAGGAGCACATGTTGTAGATGTTTTAGCCGATATCTCGGACGTGACTCGAGAGGTACTTCAAGACCTTTCCCCTTGA